The following are from one region of the Hymenobacter sp. YIM 151858-1 genome:
- a CDS encoding homoserine dehydrogenase, producing the protein MSKPSSTNPRTRIGLIGFGCVGQGLFDILERHPEAGFAVARIAVKNPTKLRPLPASRFEFQAEALLHDAELDILVEVIDDAAEAFRLVSEALRLGRRVVTANKAMVARHLPELLQLQRQFGGTLLYEAAVCGSIPVVRTLDSYFGQEPLRSVSGIFNGSSNYVLTRMTEGGSDYAEALAEAQAQGFAETDPTLDMAAFDPRSKAVILAAHAYGLLLNPDDVLNLGIENISLADIRYAAERGQKIKVVASLQPLPGGGATVFVTPQLVSADSPLYAVEREFNGVVVEAEFAGQHFLRGRGAGGHPTGSAVLADLVALRNDFRYQYDKLSDTAGAAETPDLELEVYLRNAPEELQKILGIAKESGETITAAPASEGTLGYISLNKLHKHRDALRAAGTFVARTGRTRQAVAQPRQLASELLAE; encoded by the coding sequence ATGTCCAAACCTTCGTCCACTAACCCCCGCACCCGCATTGGGCTGATTGGTTTCGGCTGCGTTGGGCAAGGGCTGTTCGACATTCTGGAGCGCCACCCCGAGGCCGGTTTTGCGGTAGCGCGCATCGCCGTGAAGAACCCCACCAAGCTGCGCCCGCTGCCGGCCAGCCGCTTCGAGTTTCAGGCCGAGGCGCTGCTGCACGACGCGGAGCTCGATATTCTGGTTGAAGTTATCGACGATGCGGCCGAGGCTTTCCGATTGGTGAGCGAAGCGCTGCGCCTAGGTCGGCGGGTGGTTACGGCCAATAAGGCCATGGTGGCCCGGCACCTGCCCGAGCTGCTGCAGCTGCAGCGCCAGTTTGGCGGCACGCTGCTCTACGAAGCCGCCGTATGCGGCAGCATTCCGGTCGTTCGCACCCTCGACAGCTACTTCGGCCAGGAGCCGCTGCGCTCGGTAAGCGGCATCTTCAACGGCTCCTCCAACTACGTGCTCACGCGCATGACGGAAGGCGGCTCCGACTACGCCGAAGCTTTGGCCGAAGCCCAGGCGCAAGGTTTTGCCGAAACCGACCCCACGCTCGATATGGCCGCTTTCGACCCTAGGTCGAAAGCGGTGATACTGGCCGCCCACGCCTACGGCCTGCTGCTGAACCCTGACGACGTACTGAACCTGGGCATCGAGAACATTTCGTTGGCCGACATTCGCTACGCCGCCGAGCGCGGGCAGAAGATTAAGGTAGTAGCCAGCCTGCAGCCCTTGCCCGGCGGTGGCGCTACCGTGTTCGTAACGCCGCAGCTGGTTTCGGCCGATTCGCCGCTGTACGCCGTGGAGCGCGAGTTCAACGGCGTGGTGGTGGAGGCTGAGTTTGCCGGCCAGCACTTTTTGCGCGGCCGCGGCGCCGGCGGCCACCCCACCGGCTCGGCCGTGCTAGCCGACCTGGTAGCCCTGCGCAACGACTTCCGCTATCAGTATGATAAGCTTAGCGACACAGCAGGTGCTGCAGAAACACCTGATTTGGAGCTGGAAGTATACCTACGCAACGCTCCCGAAGAGCTGCAGAAAATCCTAGGTATTGCTAAGGAATCAGGCGAGACCATTACGGCTGCTCCAGCTTCGGAGGGCACCCTAGGTTATATCAGCCTGAATAAGCTGCACAAGCACCGCGACGCGCTACGGGCCGCCGGCACTTTCGTGGCCCGAACAGGCAGAACCCGGCAAGCCGTTGCTCAGCCAAGGCAATTAGCTAGCGAGCTTCTCGCTGAGTAA
- a CDS encoding alpha/beta hydrolase, with the protein MKQLLLIWVTLLLSCCPAFAQIDTTGGRYWQPRFQQVTVTRGVEYGAAPNLSGTTQTLRLDLYEPTNDTVRRRPLIVFAHEGAFLTGNRDDAFMAAICTRLAQLGYVAASIDYRTGFFPLDSLNVGQAALRATQDMRAAIRFFRRDAATVRQYRVHPGYIFAAGSSAGGFMALQVGYLDKPAEVPSYINLNQLGGLEGNSGNPGYSSRVAGVVNLCGALGSLSWLEPGNVPLCSVHGTADGVVPYGVGKAWNYAASPRLFGSGAIKPRADALGIPNVLRTLRNAPHVPYNGSSPSSVAYFDTTYQTVRAFLRPLLRQPGTVLSAARSNILAGELQIYPVPAQQLIVLEATGQQPFRPRQVELIDARGRVVRRFMWDKPRMLIPRGNLPEGTYYLSGEGLQGLTIILQ; encoded by the coding sequence ATGAAACAGCTACTGCTTATCTGGGTTACGCTACTGCTGAGCTGCTGCCCTGCTTTCGCGCAGATTGACACCACCGGTGGCCGCTACTGGCAGCCCCGCTTTCAGCAGGTAACCGTTACGCGCGGCGTGGAGTACGGCGCGGCGCCCAACCTCAGTGGCACCACCCAAACGCTGCGCCTCGACCTCTACGAGCCCACCAACGACACTGTGCGGCGGCGCCCGCTCATTGTGTTTGCGCACGAGGGCGCTTTTCTTACCGGCAACCGCGACGATGCCTTTATGGCGGCCATCTGCACGCGCCTGGCGCAGCTGGGCTACGTAGCCGCCAGCATCGATTACCGCACCGGCTTCTTCCCACTCGATAGCCTGAACGTGGGCCAGGCTGCCTTGCGCGCCACGCAGGACATGCGGGCCGCCATCCGGTTTTTCCGGCGCGATGCCGCCACCGTGCGCCAGTACCGCGTGCACCCCGGCTACATTTTTGCCGCCGGCTCATCGGCCGGCGGGTTTATGGCTTTGCAGGTCGGCTACCTCGATAAGCCTGCCGAAGTACCGTCGTATATCAACCTCAACCAGCTGGGCGGCCTCGAGGGCAACAGCGGCAACCCGGGCTACAGCAGCCGGGTGGCGGGCGTCGTCAACCTGTGCGGCGCCCTAGGTAGCCTGAGCTGGCTGGAGCCCGGCAACGTGCCCCTGTGCAGCGTGCACGGCACCGCCGATGGCGTAGTGCCCTACGGGGTGGGAAAAGCCTGGAACTACGCAGCCTCGCCGCGGCTGTTCGGCAGCGGCGCCATCAAGCCCCGCGCCGATGCCCTGGGTATTCCGAACGTGCTGCGCACCTTGCGCAACGCCCCGCACGTGCCCTACAACGGCAGCAGCCCGAGCAGCGTCGCGTACTTCGATACCACGTACCAAACGGTGCGGGCGTTTTTGCGGCCGTTGCTGCGGCAACCCGGTACAGTGCTGAGCGCGGCGCGGAGCAATATTCTGGCAGGCGAACTGCAGATATATCCTGTGCCGGCGCAGCAGCTTATTGTATTGGAAGCAACGGGCCAGCAGCCATTCAGGCCGCGGCAAGTGGAGCTGATTGACGCAAGAGGCCGCGTGGTACGGCGCTTTATGTGGGACAAGCCGCGCATGCTGATTCCCCGCGGCAATTTGCCCGAGGGTACTTATTACCTCAGCGGTGAAGGGCTGCAGGGCCTCACCATCATTTTGCAGTAA
- a CDS encoding S66 peptidase family protein — protein MPTTPPALRPHDRVAIVCPARKVSRDELAAAIAVLESWNLEVVLGETVAAEHHQFAGSDEVRIRDFQRQLDDPSIRAILCARGGYGTPRIIDHIDFSRFAEQPKWIAGFSDITTLNCHLLALGHESIHGVMPLLFNQPGGELALESLRRALFGEPVSYAAPTHALNRLGTAEGELIGGNLSLLQTLSGTPSDCPTAGRILFLEDIDEYLYNVDRMLVHLDRSGKLRDLAGLVVGHFTNPQDNAIPFGQTSYEIIDSYARKYRFPVAYNFPVGHEPENMALICGRRARLVVTEDGTRLEYVQ, from the coding sequence ATGCCTACTACGCCTCCTGCGCTGCGCCCCCACGACCGGGTAGCCATTGTGTGCCCCGCCCGCAAAGTTTCGCGCGATGAACTCGCGGCCGCCATTGCCGTGCTCGAAAGCTGGAACCTGGAGGTAGTGCTGGGCGAAACCGTGGCCGCTGAGCACCACCAGTTTGCCGGCTCCGACGAAGTACGCATCCGCGACTTCCAGCGCCAGCTCGACGACCCCAGCATCCGGGCTATTTTGTGCGCCCGCGGCGGCTACGGCACCCCGCGCATCATCGACCATATCGATTTTTCGCGCTTTGCCGAGCAACCCAAGTGGATTGCCGGCTTTTCCGACATCACTACCCTCAACTGCCACCTGCTGGCCCTAGGTCACGAGAGCATCCACGGCGTGATGCCGCTGCTTTTCAACCAGCCCGGTGGCGAGCTGGCCCTCGAAAGCCTGCGCCGTGCTTTGTTTGGTGAGCCGGTGAGCTACGCTGCCCCCACGCACGCGCTTAACCGCCTAGGTACTGCCGAAGGCGAGCTGATCGGTGGCAACCTGAGTTTGCTGCAAACCCTGAGCGGCACGCCCTCCGACTGCCCCACCGCCGGCCGCATTCTGTTTTTGGAGGACATCGACGAGTACCTCTACAACGTCGACCGCATGCTGGTGCACCTCGACCGCTCGGGCAAGCTCCGCGACTTAGCCGGCTTGGTAGTTGGCCACTTCACCAACCCGCAGGACAACGCCATTCCGTTCGGCCAAACCAGCTACGAAATCATCGACAGCTACGCCCGCAAGTACCGGTTTCCGGTGGCCTATAACTTCCCCGTAGGCCACGAGCCCGAGAACATGGCCCTGATTTGCGGCCGCCGCGCCCGGCTGGTGGTTACCGAAGACGGCACGCGGCTGGAGTACGTGCAGTAG
- a CDS encoding alpha/beta fold hydrolase: protein MKHLLLACFAWGCMHLGVAQAQNKAVVGTANSFDQRLDAKPYAGKAFRLRAQVWLDTTQSGGATVRLLAMTTAAKSKRLLGVFRYDQKALRNREWQTYTVTGRISKKADSLGVVVVYNRNGTFRFDDFALEIEQKPNEWVPVPLKNPGFEESGEIAPDAVPRGWHQFREVQGFSGAVLETAPGQHVYQVQGRGVVPYGRNRQAGRFATANGVKLYYETYGQGEPLLLLHGNGESIVSFSEQIAALAAHYRVIAVDTRGHGQSGNGPARYTYDLFGDDMQALLDTLRLPAAHVVGWSDGANTGLSMALRYPNRVKSLVMMGGNLFADRTAVDAKMLREVRQMQLLSTVLYPFRAQFRRAHRLANLLLRYPRLKPGQLAQVQAPTLVLAGEKDIILEPHTRLIGSSIPGAKVVILPKLTHYAPREDAALFNETVLQFLQPLGSTH, encoded by the coding sequence TTGAAGCACCTTTTACTTGCCTGTTTCGCGTGGGGCTGCATGCACCTAGGGGTCGCCCAAGCCCAGAACAAAGCGGTTGTTGGCACAGCCAATTCTTTCGATCAGCGCCTCGATGCTAAGCCTTATGCGGGCAAAGCGTTCCGGCTGAGGGCACAAGTGTGGCTGGATACCACCCAATCGGGCGGCGCTACCGTTCGGCTGCTGGCCATGACAACCGCCGCGAAAAGCAAGCGGCTGCTCGGGGTGTTCAGGTACGATCAAAAGGCCTTGCGCAACCGCGAATGGCAGACCTACACGGTTACGGGCCGCATCAGCAAGAAGGCCGACAGCTTGGGCGTAGTGGTGGTTTACAACCGAAACGGCACCTTCCGGTTCGATGATTTTGCGCTGGAAATAGAGCAGAAGCCCAACGAATGGGTGCCCGTGCCGCTGAAAAACCCGGGGTTTGAGGAATCTGGTGAAATAGCACCGGACGCCGTGCCGCGCGGCTGGCACCAGTTCCGGGAGGTGCAGGGTTTTTCGGGCGCTGTGCTCGAAACCGCGCCCGGCCAGCACGTGTACCAGGTGCAAGGGCGCGGGGTAGTGCCCTACGGGCGCAACCGGCAGGCGGGCCGCTTTGCCACCGCCAATGGCGTGAAGCTGTACTACGAAACCTACGGCCAGGGCGAGCCGCTGCTGTTGTTGCACGGCAACGGCGAGTCCATCGTGTCGTTTAGCGAGCAAATTGCCGCGCTGGCGGCCCACTACCGGGTTATTGCCGTTGATACGCGCGGCCACGGGCAATCGGGCAACGGGCCGGCCCGCTACACCTACGACCTTTTTGGCGATGATATGCAAGCCCTGCTTGATACCCTGCGCCTGCCGGCCGCGCACGTTGTAGGCTGGAGCGACGGCGCCAACACCGGGCTGAGCATGGCCCTGCGCTACCCAAACCGGGTTAAAAGCCTGGTGATGATGGGCGGCAACCTGTTTGCCGACCGCACCGCCGTTGACGCCAAAATGCTGCGTGAGGTGCGGCAGATGCAGCTGCTGAGCACGGTGTTGTACCCTTTCAGGGCGCAGTTCCGGCGGGCGCATCGGTTGGCCAATTTGCTGCTGCGCTACCCGCGCCTCAAGCCCGGGCAGCTGGCCCAGGTGCAGGCGCCTACGCTGGTGCTGGCCGGCGAAAAGGATATTATTCTGGAGCCGCATACTCGCCTCATTGGCAGCAGCATACCCGGCGCGAAGGTGGTTATCCTGCCTAAGCTAACGCACTACGCACCGCGCGAAGACGCTGCCCTGTTCAACGAAACCGTTTTGCAGTTTTTGCAGCCCCTAGGTAGTACGCACTAG
- a CDS encoding M28 family peptidase — MTFFVTSDDLFCFLMMWNPLRLLWRPAALLAATVLLTACPDKKPAASETETTAEPPLRKAPVFSADSAYQYTAKQVSFGPRVPNSKAHTQAGDWIVSEFKKMGLQVLEQPFTTMAFDGVMLRSRNIIARFNPTAARRVALFAHWDTRPFADKDKQTPNAPFDGANDGASGVAVAMEIARQLAAQPDSLQPTVGVDIILFDAEDYGHDTSTQGNKENKLAAQGLESWCLGSQYWAKNKVPANYKAEYGILLDMVGAKGARFSREEISRQNANEVIGKVWNVANRLGYSDYFIAQDSPGITDDHVFTNQAGVRTIDIIDHVPFGEEYFPPYHHTTQDNMSIIDRNTLKAVGQTVLTTLYQE; from the coding sequence ATGACGTTCTTTGTTACCTCTGATGATTTGTTTTGCTTTCTCATGATGTGGAACCCCTTGCGCCTGTTGTGGCGCCCTGCTGCTCTGCTTGCTGCTACGGTGCTGCTCACGGCGTGCCCCGATAAAAAGCCGGCCGCCAGCGAAACCGAAACCACTGCCGAGCCGCCGCTGCGCAAGGCCCCGGTATTCAGCGCCGATTCGGCCTACCAGTACACGGCCAAGCAGGTAAGCTTCGGGCCGCGGGTGCCCAACTCCAAAGCCCACACCCAAGCCGGCGACTGGATTGTCAGCGAGTTCAAAAAAATGGGCCTGCAAGTGCTGGAGCAGCCTTTCACCACCATGGCTTTCGATGGCGTGATGCTGCGCAGCCGCAACATCATTGCCCGCTTCAACCCCACGGCGGCGCGGCGGGTGGCGCTGTTTGCTCACTGGGATACCCGCCCCTTCGCCGATAAGGACAAGCAAACGCCCAATGCCCCCTTCGACGGCGCCAACGACGGGGCCTCGGGCGTGGCGGTGGCCATGGAAATTGCTCGGCAACTAGCTGCGCAGCCCGATTCCTTGCAGCCCACGGTAGGCGTGGATATCATTCTGTTCGATGCCGAAGACTACGGCCACGACACCTCCACCCAAGGCAACAAAGAAAACAAGCTGGCCGCGCAAGGCCTCGAAAGCTGGTGCCTGGGCTCGCAGTACTGGGCCAAAAACAAGGTGCCCGCCAACTACAAAGCCGAGTATGGCATTCTGCTCGATATGGTAGGGGCGAAGGGTGCCCGTTTCTCGCGCGAGGAGATTTCGCGCCAGAACGCCAACGAGGTTATCGGCAAAGTCTGGAACGTAGCCAACCGCCTAGGTTATTCCGACTACTTCATTGCCCAGGACTCGCCCGGCATCACCGACGACCACGTGTTCACGAACCAGGCCGGCGTGCGTACCATTGACATCATCGACCATGTGCCGTTTGGCGAGGAGTACTTCCCGCCGTACCACCACACCACGCAGGACAACATGAGCATCATCGACCGCAACACGCTGAAAGCCGTGGGCCAAACCGTGCTGACGACGTTGTACCAGGAGTAA
- the cysS gene encoding cysteine--tRNA ligase, whose translation MQHPLSLHNTLTRRKEPFVPLHSPFVGVYLCGPTVYSEAHVGNARGPVVFDVLTRYLRHLGYTVRYVRNITDVGHLEGDADEGEDKISKRARAQQLEPMQVAQDYANRYRRHMEALGCLPPDIEPLATGHIIEQIQLIEEIISNGFAYEANGSVYFDVPKYNSAGNNYGKLSGRVPEELLSGSRDNLAGQDEKRSPLDFALWKRADERHLMRWSSPWGEGFPGWHLECSAMSRKYLGQVSDIHGGGLDLMFPHHECEIAQSQASHSHTDEARVWLHNNMITVNGQKMSKSFGNFITISELFGGQHALLSQAYSPMVVRFFLLQAHYRSTVDISDEGLQAARKGYRKLMNGLRQIERLQLPEGTERAADTSTADAELRKLVADCYLGLNDDLNTARCIASLFNLLRKFNGFYNQPATLAQVGEAALGEAVQAFRTLVQDILGLRDEPRANAEELLGLTLQFYQEAKAAKDYAKVDVIRAALKEQGILVKDTKAGVDWAYEE comes from the coding sequence ATGCAACACCCACTGTCGCTCCACAACACGCTCACGCGCCGCAAAGAACCGTTTGTACCGCTGCACTCGCCCTTTGTGGGCGTGTACTTGTGCGGGCCCACGGTGTACTCGGAGGCGCACGTGGGCAACGCCCGCGGCCCAGTGGTGTTTGATGTGCTGACGCGCTACCTGCGTCACCTGGGGTACACCGTGCGCTACGTGCGCAACATCACCGACGTAGGCCACCTCGAAGGCGACGCCGACGAGGGCGAGGACAAAATCAGCAAGCGGGCCCGCGCCCAGCAGCTCGAGCCCATGCAGGTAGCGCAGGACTACGCCAACCGCTACCGCCGCCACATGGAGGCCCTAGGTTGCTTGCCGCCCGATATCGAGCCGCTGGCCACGGGCCACATCATCGAGCAGATTCAGCTGATCGAAGAAATCATCAGCAACGGCTTTGCTTACGAAGCCAACGGCTCGGTGTACTTCGATGTGCCCAAGTACAACAGCGCCGGCAACAACTACGGCAAACTGTCGGGCCGCGTGCCCGAGGAGCTGCTCTCCGGCTCGCGCGACAACCTCGCCGGCCAGGACGAAAAACGCTCGCCGCTGGATTTTGCCCTCTGGAAGCGCGCCGACGAACGCCACCTCATGCGCTGGTCCTCGCCGTGGGGCGAAGGCTTCCCCGGCTGGCACCTCGAGTGTTCGGCCATGAGCCGGAAGTACCTAGGGCAGGTGTCGGATATCCACGGCGGCGGCTTGGATTTGATGTTTCCGCACCACGAGTGCGAAATCGCGCAAAGCCAGGCCAGCCACTCGCACACCGACGAGGCCCGCGTGTGGCTGCACAACAACATGATTACGGTGAACGGCCAGAAGATGAGCAAGTCTTTCGGCAACTTCATCACCATTTCGGAGCTGTTTGGCGGCCAGCACGCATTGCTTTCGCAGGCGTACTCGCCCATGGTGGTGCGCTTCTTCCTGCTGCAAGCGCATTACCGCAGCACCGTTGATATCAGTGACGAAGGCCTGCAGGCGGCCCGCAAAGGTTACCGCAAGCTGATGAACGGCCTGCGCCAGATCGAGCGGCTGCAACTGCCCGAAGGCACCGAGCGCGCCGCCGACACCTCAACGGCCGATGCCGAGCTGCGCAAGCTGGTGGCCGATTGCTACCTAGGCCTGAACGACGACCTGAACACGGCCCGCTGCATTGCTTCGCTGTTCAACCTGCTGCGTAAGTTCAACGGCTTCTACAACCAGCCGGCCACGCTGGCGCAGGTAGGCGAGGCGGCGTTGGGCGAGGCCGTGCAGGCGTTCCGGACGCTGGTGCAGGACATCCTGGGCCTGCGCGACGAGCCCCGCGCCAACGCCGAGGAGCTGTTGGGTCTCACGCTGCAGTTCTACCAGGAGGCCAAAGCCGCCAAAGACTACGCTAAGGTCGATGTCATTCGGGCCGCGCTCAAGGAGCAGGGCATTCTGGTGAAGGACACCAAAGCCGGCGTTGATTGGGCCTACGAAGAATAA
- a CDS encoding endonuclease/exonuclease/phosphatase family protein has protein sequence MRRSLAFKFTLLVIAWLLVAIGCTQVPPRLFWPAAFVALSLPGALALNAAMLGYWLMRRWPVALLPLAVLVLTWPHLMRGVALHPFGNNAAAPATVRLLSSNVRIFNVYPQLRDPNLQSSKSMIKWLAEHPADVLCLQEFYTEPRPTADGVVFNTERKIGKLSGRESFVSTTLTNSIGAKFGMAIFSRFPIVRRGVISFGKLSQNHAMWADLRLPQGDTVRVFNAHLQSMSMDEQDIVDSYSSKAGLKAKGASLLRRLKRGMVKRSVQVDTLVRRIEASRYPVLLCGDLNDLPYSYTYDQLADNMQNAWATAGLGFGASYNGKLPFVRIDNQFASPQWQVLSCEVRRDIPYSDHFPLEATYRLR, from the coding sequence GTGCGTCGTTCATTAGCTTTCAAATTCACTTTACTGGTTATTGCGTGGCTGTTGGTAGCCATAGGATGCACCCAGGTGCCGCCTAGGTTGTTTTGGCCTGCAGCTTTTGTGGCCTTGTCGTTGCCGGGGGCTTTGGCGCTCAACGCCGCCATGCTGGGGTATTGGCTGATGCGGCGCTGGCCCGTGGCCCTGCTGCCGCTGGCCGTGTTGGTGCTTACCTGGCCGCACCTGATGCGCGGCGTGGCCCTGCACCCTTTTGGCAACAATGCCGCAGCGCCGGCTACGGTGCGCCTGCTCAGCTCCAACGTGCGCATATTTAATGTGTACCCGCAGCTGCGCGACCCCAACCTGCAATCCTCCAAGAGCATGATTAAGTGGCTGGCCGAGCACCCGGCCGACGTGCTGTGCCTGCAGGAGTTTTACACCGAGCCCCGACCCACGGCCGATGGTGTGGTGTTCAACACCGAGCGCAAAATTGGCAAGCTCAGCGGCCGCGAGAGTTTTGTTTCTACCACGCTCACCAACAGCATCGGCGCCAAGTTTGGCATGGCCATTTTTTCGCGTTTTCCCATTGTGCGGCGCGGGGTTATCAGCTTCGGCAAACTTTCGCAAAACCATGCCATGTGGGCCGATTTGCGCTTGCCCCAGGGCGACACCGTGCGCGTGTTCAACGCCCATCTGCAAAGCATGAGCATGGACGAGCAGGACATCGTGGATAGCTACTCGAGCAAAGCCGGGCTAAAGGCCAAGGGCGCCAGCTTGCTGCGGCGCCTGAAGCGGGGCATGGTAAAGCGCAGCGTGCAGGTTGATACGCTGGTGCGCCGCATCGAGGCCAGCCGCTACCCCGTGCTGCTCTGCGGCGACCTGAACGACTTGCCCTACAGCTACACCTACGACCAACTGGCCGATAACATGCAAAATGCCTGGGCTACCGCGGGCCTGGGCTTTGGCGCCAGCTACAACGGCAAGCTGCCTTTCGTGCGCATCGATAACCAGTTTGCCAGCCCGCAATGGCAAGTGCTAAGCTGCGAGGTGCGCCGCGATATTCCGTACTCCGACCACTTTCCGCTGGAGGCCACGTACCGATTACGATGA